In Pseudobacteroides sp., the genomic stretch TTTACAGCTATCCAATCTTGCACATCTTTCACCTCTTTTATCCCTCCACATGTATTGATCATATGGATAGGATACATTTGTATTCTCAAGGGGTCAATTTTACTTGTAAATCGGGGGTCAGTTTTAATTATAAATCAACAAGTAGACCACTAATTCACGTTGAAAATTGACCACGTCAAGAAACAAATGTAACCTTTTCATAAGAAAACTTATGAGAGGGGATTGAGAGGTGAAGGATGTGCATGATTGGATCAGTGTGAAACGTATGTTTAAAAGCGGGGTGAAAATTAACCAGATCGCTAAGAGAATGAAGATGTCTAGGAATACAGTTAAAAAGCTGTTAAAGCAGAATTCAGAGCCCAAATACAAAAGAACTCAGACTAGTACTAAGGTTGATTTATATAAGGATAATATTAAAGCATGGTTCATTGAAGATGGATTTATTGGAACAAGAATATATGAAGAACTTATCAAAATAGGCTATAAAGGAAGCATCAATCCTATCTACAGGTACTTAAAAACTTTAAAAGATGAAAAGAATAAAATACCAAAGAAAGCGACTGACAGAGTTGAAACTCCTCCTGGAGACCAAGCACAATTCGATTGGTCTCCATACACAATGGTTATTGGAAATGAAATCAAGAGGGTCATATGTTTTTCAATGATTTTGTCGTATAGCAGGCAAAAATCTATGGTATTTTCCTTATCCGAGGATGCTGATGCAATTTATGAAGCCATACAGGAGCTTTTTGAGGATCTTGGAGGAATAACGGCAGAACTGGTAATTGATAATCCAAAAGCTCTTGTTATTGAAAACATACCTGACTCAGAACCGAAATTTAACTTTGATGCATTAAGACTAGCAACACATCTTGGGATCGAACTTAACCCGTGTAACTGTTACCGGGCAAGGACAAAAGGAAAGATTGAGAAGCCTTACCAATACATAGAGGAGCATTTTATAAAAGGAAATTCCTTCCCTTCTATGACCGAACTCAATAAAGCAGGTAAAGAATTTATTACAAACTGGTGTCAAAAGGTACATGGGACTACCAAAAGAATTCCTTCTGAGGCTCACAAGGAGGAAATTATATGCCTTTCTCCCATTCCAGAGAAAAGATTTATTAAAAGTACTTTAGAAAAACGGAAGGTTAGCCCTGACTCCTATGTTAACATTGATGCCAGAAAGTACAGTGTTCCTGTTAAATACGTTGACAAGCACGTCCAATACCGGATTGTCTATGGTTATAAGATTGAAATATACGATATGAATATGAATTTTATAAGATCCTATGAAATCAATACATCGGACAACCCTGTAACACGTCTGGATGAAGATTATGAACCAATTTCTAATAGAGTTCCGAAATCAATACCAGAGATCAGAAGACAATTCAAATCCGTATTTAAGAATGGAGAGGTTTTTCTTGAAACTGCATCAAAGATACTTGATCAACCTATTTATCATGCCAGACAAATACTTAAACTAAGAGAGCTTTACACCATAGAAAGCCTTGATAAGGTTCTAGAATACTGTATTAGGAACAATATATTAGATATTGATGGAGTAAAAGGTGTATTGAAAGAAAAATACGTTGAAATAGTTCTGGGAGATAAAGTTTCAAAGGCTACTAATTCCATAGCAGGCAGTCATTCTCTTGCAAGAGATCTGTCATACTATGAAGGAGGTGGCCAAAATTGAATGTAAATACTGAGATTGACACTAATGATAAATACATTAAGACAATGCTAAAAACATTTAAGCTTGTTGACATTAGAAGAAAGTACAATGAATTGATAGAAGAAGCAATAGCTAAAAACCTGGGTTATAAGGAATTTCTCATAAGTCTTTTATCTACGGAGGAAGAAGGTAAACAGAAAAGACGTACCGAACGGAATATAAAAGCTGCCCAGTTTGAGAAAATTACTACTTTGGAAGAATATGATTACAGTTTTCATAAATATCAAAACATGCAGAAGATAAAAGAGTTATCGACACTTGAATTCCTTGACAAGCGTGAAAATATAATATTCATCGGGAAAACGGGAGTAGGTAAAAGTCATATAGCGACAGGAATCGGATTGAAGGCATGTGAAGCAGGTAAAAAAGTACTTTTTGAAAATGCCTTAGAATTGATCAATAATCTTTCAAAATCAGCTGCTGAAGGCAATTTAAAAGAATCGCTTGCCAGGCTTTCCAAAGTTGACCTTATCATTATTGATGAACTTGGATACCTCAAGATGGATAGAGAGAAAGAAAGTATCTTCTTTCAATTGGTTCGAAATAGGTATGAAAAGAAATCAATCATAATTACAACAAACCTTAAACTAAGGGAATGGGATGAGCTATTTACAAGTCAACTTGCGGCAACGGCTATTTTAGATAGAATTGTACATCATTGTCATATTATTAATATGGGTGTAGAAGACGGTGACGATGATAGTTATAGGATTAAAGGAAAAAGAAAGGAGATAATCTTATGAGTAGATTAAAAAAACTCGAGAGTATTGATTTTAAGATATTTGTTGATATATTTAACACTCATGGAAAGAAGGCAGCAATAAAACATGTTACAGAAACATACGGAGTCAGGTATGATACCATTGTTAAAAGACTAAGACTGGATTCTGAATATACATTTGATCAAAGTAGGGACAAGTATATCTTAAAGTCAGACAGTAGTTCTGAAAATCCATTTTTAACAGTGGAAGAGCTTTGTCATAATGATAAATACAAGACTATGCAGACTGACTTTATTGATCCAGATAAAATTATCTCCAACCTTATTAAAGATAAATTCTTTGAGGTTAGTAAATATGTAACTTTGGAGAATAGCAATAGAAAAATCATTTTAAAACTTGATGCAGCAAGGGCAGCAGGATATGATATTGAATATGTGTAGTGGTTAGTTTTTGGTGTAAATTCTATAATTTACAATGTGAGCTTGAAAGGAAGGAATTAAAATGATTGTAACTAAGAAATACATACAAGAATTGAAAGAAAAATCTTTTTTGGAAGTTTCAAAGAAAGCAGAAGAACTTATTCTTGAAAAGTTCGGCGAAGAATCTGAACCAGATGAAAATGGTTATATACAGACATACACGGAACAAGACATTTGGGAGCAGATTAGAAAGATAATTCAAGAAAATTAATGTTAAAAGTGGTTAATTTTCAGCGTAAATGCTGTGATTTTTATATTAAACGGTTCAAAAAAGAAAGTTTTTCACACTGAAACCATACTTAAGGCACTATATATGATGTGAAAAACGCTTTTTTGAATCGTACCGCGACACGCTTTTTGTGGAGCGTGATTTTCAAGCTTTTAGTGGTCAATTTTCAGTAAAAATTTCGATGTTTTTTAGAAGCTATTTTAAAATAATGTTTTTGCAAGGCTTTAAGGCCTGTAGTGGTCAATATTCAATAAAAAAAGCATAAAAAAGTGGTCAAAATTGCTTGACAATCAACACAGACATATAGACCTCACAATTAAATAATATCAAGATTTTTTCCTACCAAGCCATTCATCAAGAGCCTTAGAGATTACAGCCCTAAACTCTTCATCCGATGAATTTCCAATTTGCATTCACGCATGCGTTCTTTTAAGTTTTCTAAAAGATATTCCGCTTCTCCCTTTGTTTGACAGTGCACAACTCCATCATCCGCATATCTTGCCCACGGATTTAGAGGAAACTTCTTCTTCATCCAAATGTCAAAAACATAGTGTAAAAAGAGATTTGCAAGAACAGGACTTATAACCCCTCCTTATGCAAAGTAAGTAATTATGCAAAGTAAAGTCTGTATTTGCCCATAAATGCTGCATCTAACTTTAATTTACTCTGCATAATCTCCGACAATGATGATAGAGCCAAAGGCTCAAAAATCATAAGTTGGAGGTGTTTCTTATGCTAAAGAAACCATTAAAAGAACTCTTGGAAGGTTTGGAGCAGGAATTACTGCGGCTTGGCTATTCAGAGGGCTCCCTGAAATTTTACCGTAACCGCTGGAGTAAACTCATAAAATTCGCTGAAGAACGGAATGAAATATATTATTCCGAGCAGCTTGGTATTGATTTTATCGAAATCCATTATCGGATTTTTGAAAAGGATTTCGACAAAACATTATCTCAAAAAGATACACAGGAACTCCGCATTATTCGCATGATTGGGGATTTTCAGCTGCACCACACCGTTTTAAGGCGATTTTACAAGCATCGAAAGCTACTTGCAGATTCGTATTATATATACATCAGCAATAATTTTAAAAATTATTGCGAGCAAAGAGATTATTCCAAGGTGACTGTGGATCATTACGTGAAACAGTCCGAACGTTTCATGGATTATCTTGTTTCCCAAGGAGTCCGTGACTGCCATGATATCAAACTTTCCGTAATCAACAACTATATCCGGACACTGGCCGGATACACCTATAAAACTGTGGAACAGAATATCTGCTCAATACGTTCCTTTTTAAGATACCTGCAGGAGCAGGATTTTCTGAAAACAGATTTAGCTTCAAAGACACCGATGGTTCAAGCTCGGAGACAGACACGCATTCCATCTGTCTGGACAAGGGAAGAGTTGAATACACTGATAGGTGCCATTGATCGAGGAAGCCCAAAGGGAAAGAGGGACTATGCCATGATCCTTCTTGCCTGTGTGCTGGGCCTTAGGGTAACAGATATCAAAAACCTCACTTTTGGTTGTTTTCACTGGGAAGAAAAGAAACTGATATTCACCCAGTCAAAAACACGGGAAACAGTCACTCTACCGATTCCTGCCGAAGTGGGATGGGC encodes the following:
- a CDS encoding site-specific integrase codes for the protein MLKKPLKELLEGLEQELLRLGYSEGSLKFYRNRWSKLIKFAEERNEIYYSEQLGIDFIEIHYRIFEKDFDKTLSQKDTQELRIIRMIGDFQLHHTVLRRFYKHRKLLADSYYIYISNNFKNYCEQRDYSKVTVDHYVKQSERFMDYLVSQGVRDCHDIKLSVINNYIRTLAGYTYKTVEQNICSIRSFLRYLQEQDFLKTDLASKTPMVQARRQTRIPSVWTREELNTLIGAIDRGSPKGKRDYAMILLACVLGLRVTDIKNLTFGCFHWEEKKLIFTQSKTRETVTLPIPAEVGWAVIDYLKYGRPKVESQIIFVRHMAPFLPFSESDHLCQLIRDYMRIAHLPTLKKHRGMHSLRHTAASRMLEHDTPLAVISDILGHTDTDSTAVYLKVDINKLKECCLNTPEVYTHE
- the istA gene encoding IS21 family transposase gives rise to the protein MKDVHDWISVKRMFKSGVKINQIAKRMKMSRNTVKKLLKQNSEPKYKRTQTSTKVDLYKDNIKAWFIEDGFIGTRIYEELIKIGYKGSINPIYRYLKTLKDEKNKIPKKATDRVETPPGDQAQFDWSPYTMVIGNEIKRVICFSMILSYSRQKSMVFSLSEDADAIYEAIQELFEDLGGITAELVIDNPKALVIENIPDSEPKFNFDALRLATHLGIELNPCNCYRARTKGKIEKPYQYIEEHFIKGNSFPSMTELNKAGKEFITNWCQKVHGTTKRIPSEAHKEEIICLSPIPEKRFIKSTLEKRKVSPDSYVNIDARKYSVPVKYVDKHVQYRIVYGYKIEIYDMNMNFIRSYEINTSDNPVTRLDEDYEPISNRVPKSIPEIRRQFKSVFKNGEVFLETASKILDQPIYHARQILKLRELYTIESLDKVLEYCIRNNILDIDGVKGVLKEKYVEIVLGDKVSKATNSIAGSHSLARDLSYYEGGGQN
- a CDS encoding reverse transcriptase domain-containing protein, which produces MSPVLANLFLHYVFDIWMKKKFPLNPWARYADDGVVHCQTKGEAEYLLENLKERMRECKLEIHRMKSLGL
- the istB gene encoding IS21-like element helper ATPase IstB, encoding MNVNTEIDTNDKYIKTMLKTFKLVDIRRKYNELIEEAIAKNLGYKEFLISLLSTEEEGKQKRRTERNIKAAQFEKITTLEEYDYSFHKYQNMQKIKELSTLEFLDKRENIIFIGKTGVGKSHIATGIGLKACEAGKKVLFENALELINNLSKSAAEGNLKESLARLSKVDLIIIDELGYLKMDREKESIFFQLVRNRYEKKSIIITTNLKLREWDELFTSQLAATAILDRIVHHCHIINMGVEDGDDDSYRIKGKRKEIIL